TGAAGTCCTCCGGCAGCGACTCGAGGAACGGCAGTTCGACGATGAGCCGTCCGGGCGGTTCCGCGCACCGTGCCTCGGACTGAATCCGTACCGCGACGAAACTGACGATCCCGACGGGCTTGCCCCATTCGCAGGGTTTGCCGTCGGACAGCATTGGTTTCTCCCCCAGGGTCTCCAGAAACAGCTTCCGGTTGAACTCGTCCGAGCTTTGAATGGCTTCAAGCCCGAGCGCCTTGCGTACCGCGCTGTAGGGTAACTGCAGGGTCACGCGGAGCCGGTCCCTCAACGGTTCGATGTCCAGGTGGCCCACGGTCGATGGCGGGCCGCTCGCCGTTACGGAGACTGGAAACGAACACAAGAGGACCGCGATAATCAGGCTACGCCGCCGCAACCGTCTTCTGCCGAGCCATCCAGCAGCCGGGGCGCGAAACCTGGCGCGCGATTCCGGGGGGGCATGAGCCGAGATACGGTGTTTTTCTGTCATTCGGTCCTGATGTTCGCCCTGTTCGTTTCCCCGGTATGGGCCTTCGCAGGAGAAATGTCCGCCGGGGGATCGTCTGCCTGCGGGCAGGATTCGCCCGACGCCGCGTTGTGGCGGATTGTACAGGACTTCGCCCGGGACGATGAGCCCGACCCCGCACCCAGCGCGACGGCCGCGTTGGGCCGCGCGCTGTTCTTCGACCGCCGCCTGTCCCGCAACGGGGAGGTGTCCTGCGCAAGCTGCCACGTCCCGGAGCTGGGTTTCACCGACGGCCGGGTCGTGGGGGAGGGTCTGTCGCAGGTGGAGAAGAACACCCCGACCTTGCTCAACGTCTACCGCGGAGGGTGGTTGTTCTGGGACGGCAGGGCCGACTCGCTGGAATCGCAGGCACTGCAGCCGCTGGAGAATCCACGCGAGCACGGCTTCACCCGCACCGAGGTCGTCAATCTGCTGGCGAGGCGCTACCGGGACGCCTATGCGTCCGTGTTCGGTCCCTTACCCCAGCGGCTCGTCGGGGCGGTACCCCTGCCGGCGGCGATGCCCCCGGGGACCCGGATCGACGTTTCCGCCAATATGCTCGACTACGGACTCGCCACGCTCGGCGACCTGACGGTCTTCAATGGGATCGTCGCTGCGGCGTCCGCGGCCGGAGAAAGGCCGTCGGCCTACGTGCTCGGTCACTACATCGACGCGCCGGTCCCGGAAAGCGCGCGTTCCCTCCATGCGGCCTGGACGGAACTGCCGAAAGCCACCCGCCGGGCCGTCGACCAGGTCTACGTCGATGTGGGTCGGGCGATCGCCGCCTTCGAGCGGGGCCTGGTGGCGAATGGCTCGCCGTTCGACCGCTTCTCAAGGGGTTGGAAGGCGGACTGCGATCCGCAAAGCGCATTCGTCGACGGGTTTGGCCGGCGCGAACTGGCCGGACTCAGATTGTTTGCGGGACCGGGGCAATGCCTGCTGTGCCACAACGGCCCCGGTTTCAGCGATGGGCAGTTTCACAACATCGGCCTTCCCGATCGCGACAGGCGTCCCGACTACGGCCGGACCGCGGGTGTGCCACGGGTCCTGGCGGATCCGTTCAACTGCCGCTCGGAATACTGGCGGGGAGAGGCCCGTATCGCGGAATCGGAAACCTGCCGCGAGGCGGGCTTCCTCGACACCGAAAACCCGGAGATGCTCGGCGCCTTCAAGACACCGACCTTGCGCAACCTCGCCCTGACCGCGCCCTACACCCACGACGGACGCCTTGCCAGCCTGCGTGAGGTCCTGCTCCACTACAACGCACTCGACGCAACACCGGCCATCGGGCACACCGAGGAAACCCTGAAGCCCCTGAATTTCGACGGGCAACAGCTCGCAGACCTGGAGGCGTTTCTGCTGTCCCTAACCTCCCCCGCGGCGGCGGTTGTCGGAGGGATCCGCCCGTGATACGGGTTCCCGGGTCTCGCGGACCGGGTGCGGAGGCTAGCGGGCATAGACCCATTTCAGGACCTCGTCCTGGATCGCCTTCGCGGTGGTCTTGCGCAGCCCTTCGCGATTCAGGAAGACGACCACGACATAGAGCTTCTCGCCCGAGCTCAGGACATACCCCGCGCTGGCGCTGACGTCGTCGAGGCTGCCGGTCTTGATGTGGGCGCGTCCGGAGATCGGCGATTCGCGCAGTCTGCGGTACATGGTACCGTCCATCCCCGCCAGGGGTAGCGATGCCATGAACTCAGGCTGGTAGGGGCTGCGATAGGCGGTGAGGAGCAACTGTGCCATGGCGCGGGCGGTGATGCGCGTGTCCCGCGACAGTCCCGAGCCGTTATCGACGTGCAGGCCGGGCAGGTCGAGGCGCCGCATCGCCAGCCAGTCGCTCAGGGCGCGGCGGCCCTTGGCATAGGTGCCGGGTTCGCCATAGGCCTCGACGCCGAGTGTCAATAGCAGGGTTCGTGCCATCACGTTGCTACTGAATTTGTTGACACGTCTGACGATCTCGCTGATGGGCGGCGATTCAAAGGTCATGATCTCCCGGGCCTCCTCGGGCGTCTCGCCGATCCGAAGGGAACCCTCGAGGGTTCCGCCCATCTCTTCCCAGAGCTCGCGAAATACCCCGTACGCCTTGGCGCAGGGGGTGAGTACGACACGGTTGATGCTGGCTCGACCGCAGCCTTCGGGATACTTGCCCGCAAACAGCACGGTCCCGTCGGCATCGCCATTCTGGACCTCCATCTTCATGCGTCCGAACGAACCCCGGCAGGAACCGGACGTGTAGCGCAGGCGGTTCCTGATGGTCAGGTTGGCCAGCCGTGGTGAAGTGGTGATGTCGACGCGCCGGTGCTCGTCGTCGGGGTTGAAGGTGAACCGCACCGACTGGAAATTGACGAGCAGGGCACTGGGTTGTGCGTTGTAGCTGCGGTGGGGTTTGCCGTCGAAGGCGGCCGGGTCCTCGGGCTCGGGGGAGAAGACGTGATCGTCGATGACCAGGTCGCCAGCGATATGCGACAGCCCCGTGTCGCGCAACTCGCGCAGAAACTTCCACATCCTTTCGGTGACCAGGAACGGGTCGCCACCTCCCTTGAGAACCAGGTCTCCCTGCAGATATCCATCGCGCATCGGACCGTGGGCCAGGGCGGCCGTCTTCCAGGTGTAGGCGGGTCCGAGGACGTCCATCGCGGCGAACGTGGTCAGCAGCTTGATGGTAGAGGCGGGGTTTCGTGGCGTGTCCGCCCGCCAGGCGAGAACCGGCTGGGTGCTCGACACGTCCTGGACGTAGATGCTCAGGGCGCTTGTGGGGATCTCGTGCCGCTTGAGCAGCTTCCCGACCTCGGCGGGAAGCGCGCTCGCACCGTACAGCGCATGGGCCGGCAGCAGGAACGAGAGCAGGGCCAGCAGGACGGTGCGGCCTGACATGGTGCTGATGACTCTCCAGCGTCGAGTGAATCGTGCACCGGTAACGGGCAACGCCCCTGATTGCCCAGCGATGCGAGGGAAAGCGATCCGCTGCCAGTCGATCGTACCCGGAGCACGGGGTGTAACGCAAACGCGTCTCGCACGCGCTGTCGCCGTTATCGGTTACGCCAGTCGAACATCCGAAAGGACGAACAGGACGATGCTATGCTAAATAGCCGATGCGCGGGGGATCGCCAACACCATCCATCGGCATATCCCTTCTGCGCCATCGCGTGCCGCATCGACCCGTGGACATTCGGTCCCAGAATAGAGGAGTCCCGCCGGCAATGGTCCCGGGGTACTCTCGGCATGCCCCGGGGAGGGTATGCATCGATTCATCAATACAGCCGCAGGGCGGATGCATGGACAATATCTGTCGCCTAGCCGTGATCATGTCGTATCTCAGGGACCCGGAGTTCGGGTGTCCATGGGATCTCGAGCAGACGATGAAGACCATCGCGCCCCACACCATCGAGGAGGCCTACGAGGTGGCGGATGCCATCGAGCGGGAGGACTACCGGGATATCAGGGACGAACTCGGCGACCTGCTGCTGCAGGTGGTCTATCACGCCCAGATCGCGAACGAGCAGGACCTGTTTTCCCTTGACGACGTCGCACGGTCGATCAGCGACAAGCTGGTCCGGCGTCACCCGCATGTCTTCGGCGACGCACCCATCGGCAATCGTCAACTCCGCGAGGCGTGGGAGGCGCAGAAGTCGCGCGAGCGGGCGGGGCGTTCGGGTACCGAAGAAATCGGCGCATTGGCCGGTGTTGCGCATGCCCTGCCTGCGCTGATGCGCGCCTCGAAGCTGCAGGGCCGTGCCTCGCGCGTCGGTTTCGACTGGACCGAAACGATGGAGATCTTCTTCAAGATCGAGGAGGAACTGGACGAGCTCAAGCGGGAGATGGACGAGGGCGCCGGGCAGGATCGGATCCGGGACGAGATGGGCGACCTACTGTTCGCCCTGGTCAATCTTGCCCGTCATCTGGAACTGGATCCGGAACAGGCCCTGCGGGGTGCCAGCGACAAGTTCGAGCGCCGGTTCCGCGAACTGGAGAGGTCCGTTGAGGCGACGGGACGCACGGTGCGCCAATGCACCCTGGAAGAACTTGACGAATTCTGGGAATCGGTGAAACGCAAAGAATAAGGGGCCTGTCCGCCTGCAAGCGGATCGTCAGGCGCGCGGATCCCCGTCCTTGCCCTGCGCGGTTACAGCCAGCGGCGCCAGTGGAAAAAACCGACGATAGCGACAGCCGCGACCGCCATTCCCGCCAACAGCCACGCAAAGGATGCCGGATTCTCGGTGCCGGGTATGCCACCGACGTTCATTCCGAGCAGGCCGGTCACGAAACCGAGCGGCAGGAATATCGCCGCGACGATGGACAGGACGAACATGCGCTGGTTCTGCTGCTCCGCGACGATGGACTGCAGCTGTTCCTGTGCGACCATCGCTCGCTCGCGCGCCAGGTCCAGGTCCTCGACCAGCCGGCGGAACTGGTCCGTCTCCTCGCGCAATTGCAGGTGCCTACGCTCGTTCAGCACCGGCGACGTTTCGCGTGACAGACGTTCCAGCGCGTCGCGTTGCGGCGAGAGATGACGACGCAGGACCGCACACTGGCGTCGCAGGTGACCGAGGTCGTTACGCAGTGCCGCGACGCCGTGACCGTCAATGGACAACCCCCCTTCCAGGGCGTCGATTTCATCCTCGAGTTGGTTGACGACCTCGCCGGCCCGAAAGCCGAGACGATCGACCATCCGGACCAGGAAGCTGCCGCTATCGACCGGCCCGCGACCGCTGTCGAGCGACTGCTGGAGGTCCTGCACCGCGGCCAGGCGGCGCCGGCGCGACGAGATAATCAGGCCCGGCTCGAGCCAGATCCGTATCGCGACCATATCGTCCGGATCTGCGCCCGGATTGGTGTTGACGCCGCGCAGGATGACCAGCAGGCCGTCATCGATCTGGTCACTGCGCGGACGGGTCTCGTCCAGGCACAACGCATCCTTCACGTACGAGGACAGGCCGTCAACCCGGTCGAGCAGCGTTTCCACGCCCGGCTGCGTGATATCGAGATGCAGCCACAATGGTCCACCCTCCGCCGCGCCCGCATCGATACCGGCGGACCGCAAATCCATCCATCGCCCGCGGCCGTCCAGCAGGCCGGCAGACAGCAGCCCCGGCGAGGCAGCCAGGTCCGCGGCGCCGATCGCCAGCCTGCTCATGCACCGTCCACAGTACCGCCCGGCTCGCGGATCTCGACCAGTTTCGATGCCGGATAGCCCCTGAGATCGGAGTTACGTTCGTTCATGTCATTCGTCCAGCCGGGGCCCGCCCGACTTCATGCCTCACCAATACTGCCAGAAGCCCCGTCGAATCGCACCGGCTTCCGGTCGCCTGCCTCGGGTGCCCGGGGAATCGGGGAGCACAGTAGGGGCCGGTTCCGACGCGGGCTTCCGGCCCAGCGCGGCAGGCAGCGGCTACCGGTCCCGCCGCAGCGGCTCGTAGTCCCCGGCGTCAATCTCAGGTTCGTCCCCCGCAACAAGGTCAGCGACCAGTCGACCGGACCCGCAGGCCAGCGTCCAGCCCAGGCTGCCGTGGCCGGTATTCAGGAACAGACCGTCGATCGGGGTCCTGCCGATCAGGGGAACGCCGTCGGGTGTCATCGGGCGAAACCCCGCCCAGTAGGTGCCCGCCCCCTGCCTTTCGGTCAGCGAAGGGAACAGCTCGAAAGCGGGGGACAAGACCGAACGGGCACGGGCCCCGGGAACCGTGGACCCCGACCCGCCAAGGTCGGCCCCGCCCGCGATGCGCAGCGTGGCGCCCAGATGACTGGTCACCAGTCGCCGGGTCTCGTGGATGAGATTGACCCTCGGCGCCACATCGTCCGGTCGCAGCGGCAGGTCCAGGGAGTACCCCTTGACCGGATAGACAGGGAGATCCAGACCGGCCTCTCGTACCACGGCGCTACTCCCGGTGCCGAGCGCCAGAATGACGGCATCCCCCGCGATGTTCCCGCGTGTGGTGACCACCGAGCGGACCGCCGGTCCGGATAGTTCGATCCCCGTGACGGGTGTGTCGAACAGAAACCTGACGCCGCGTTCCGCGCATCGCCGCGCGAGTTCCCGGGTGAACTTTGCGGCGTCGCCGCAGGCATCGTCGGGCGCATGGATGCCGCCGTGGATATGGACCGAGGATGCCGACAGGGCCGGCTCGAGCGCCAGGCAATCCGCCGCGTCCAGAAGCGCCTGCCGGATGCCGAGCCCGCGTCTCGATTCGACCCGTGTGGCGGCGTCCGCCAGCGCACGGGGATCGGTAAAGACGTGCAGCGTGCCACGGGCGCCCCAGTCGAACTCGAGGTCCGCCGCCTCGCGCAGGTCTCTTAAGGCAGCAAGACTGTACAGCCCAAGCCTCGCGACCCGCCCCGTATTGCCCCGTCGCGTGGTTTCGTTGCAGTTCTTCAGGAATCGCCAGGTCCAGCGCCACATCGCCGGGTCCGCGCGGAAACGGACCCGCAACGGTGCGTCCCTTTGGCCGATCCAGCGCAGCAGTTGAAGCGGCAGCCCGGGGGCCGCCCAGGGCTCCGGGTGACTGACGGAGATCTGCCCGCCGTTCGCGTGGCTGGTCCCTTCGGCGGCTCCTTCGTGACGCTCGATGACCGTGACGTCGAGCCCCTTTCGCGACAGATACCAGGCGCTCGTCACGCCGATGACGCCGGCACCGAGTACGATGACGCTCAACGGAGCTCCAGTGACGCGGGGCGATTCACGTCCTTCGAAATTCGTTCGGCGGGTTCATGCCCCGGGCATTCTAACCCAGCCGCTTCCCGGCCCATCTCGAAAACTGGAGTTTATGACGATCCTACCCGGATTGTTGTAAGGCGTAGATGGTGGAATGCGCTGCGCATTCCACCTGAGGCGTCTGCGGAACCCCGGCGTTACCGGGTCTCCGCACCGGAGATGCGAAGCAGGAGCCGGTCCATCATCCGGACCGGCAGCAACCGCTTCAGGGTGCTCAGCGCGTAGGTGGGAAAGGTCACGTAGTAGCGTGCACGGGGTCGGTGAGACTCCAGTGCATGGAGGAGTCTTCTGACGACCGCATCGGCCGGGAGCGTGAACGGGGCCGCCGGACCCTCACGGGCGAGTCGCTTCAGGTTACCCCGGTAACGATCCCGAAAGACGCTGTTGCCGATATCGATGTTCTCCCGGAACTTCTGCAGCGCGTTTGCCCTGAAACGCGACTCGACCGGTCCCGGCTCGATGAGGCTGACGTAGACCCCCGAACCCCGAAGCTCGAGCCGCAAGGTGTCGCTCAGGCCTTCCAGCGCGAACTTGCTCGCGCAATAGGCGCCCCGGAAGGGCAGGGCGATCAGGCCGAGCACCGAGCTGTTCTGAACGATTCGTCCCTCGCCCTGGGCGCGCATCACGGGGATGAGCCGGTTGGTCAACTCGAGCAGGCCGAAGAGGTTCGTTTCGAACTGGGCACGCAACACCTCGCGCCTGAGATCCTCGACCGCACCACCCTGCCCCCAGGCGGCGTTGTTGAACAGGCCGTAGATCCGGCCCTCGGTACGTTCCAGCATCTCGTCTGCCGCGCTGTGGATACTGCGTGAATCATCCATGTCGAGGCGTAGGGTTTCGAATCCCTCTTCCCGCAGGCGCACCACGTCGGCCGGCCTTCGCGCAGAGGCGAAGACGCGGAAACCGTGTTCGTGCAGGCCGCGGGCCGCCGCATAGCCGATGCCGCTGGAGCATCCGGTGATCAGTACCGGCCTCGGGGTCTTCATCGACGGGCGCCTCCTGACATGCACGGGATCAATACCGTATTTTCTGTGCGCGGCAAAAATAGAATGCATAC
Above is a genomic segment from Gammaproteobacteria bacterium containing:
- the dacB gene encoding D-alanyl-D-alanine carboxypeptidase/D-alanyl-D-alanine-endopeptidase, with the protein product MSGRTVLLALLSFLLPAHALYGASALPAEVGKLLKRHEIPTSALSIYVQDVSSTQPVLAWRADTPRNPASTIKLLTTFAAMDVLGPAYTWKTAALAHGPMRDGYLQGDLVLKGGGDPFLVTERMWKFLRELRDTGLSHIAGDLVIDDHVFSPEPEDPAAFDGKPHRSYNAQPSALLVNFQSVRFTFNPDDEHRRVDITTSPRLANLTIRNRLRYTSGSCRGSFGRMKMEVQNGDADGTVLFAGKYPEGCGRASINRVVLTPCAKAYGVFRELWEEMGGTLEGSLRIGETPEEAREIMTFESPPISEIVRRVNKFSSNVMARTLLLTLGVEAYGEPGTYAKGRRALSDWLAMRRLDLPGLHVDNGSGLSRDTRITARAMAQLLLTAYRSPYQPEFMASLPLAGMDGTMYRRLRESPISGRAHIKTGSLDDVSASAGYVLSSGEKLYVVVVFLNREGLRKTTAKAIQDEVLKWVYAR
- the mazG gene encoding nucleoside triphosphate pyrophosphohydrolase, producing the protein MDNICRLAVIMSYLRDPEFGCPWDLEQTMKTIAPHTIEEAYEVADAIEREDYRDIRDELGDLLLQVVYHAQIANEQDLFSLDDVARSISDKLVRRHPHVFGDAPIGNRQLREAWEAQKSRERAGRSGTEEIGALAGVAHALPALMRASKLQGRASRVGFDWTETMEIFFKIEEELDELKREMDEGAGQDRIRDEMGDLLFALVNLARHLELDPEQALRGASDKFERRFRELERSVEATGRTVRQCTLEELDEFWESVKRKE
- a CDS encoding zinc transporter ZntB, coding for MSRLAIGAADLAASPGLLSAGLLDGRGRWMDLRSAGIDAGAAEGGPLWLHLDITQPGVETLLDRVDGLSSYVKDALCLDETRPRSDQIDDGLLVILRGVNTNPGADPDDMVAIRIWLEPGLIISSRRRRLAAVQDLQQSLDSGRGPVDSGSFLVRMVDRLGFRAGEVVNQLEDEIDALEGGLSIDGHGVAALRNDLGHLRRQCAVLRRHLSPQRDALERLSRETSPVLNERRHLQLREETDQFRRLVEDLDLARERAMVAQEQLQSIVAEQQNQRMFVLSIVAAIFLPLGFVTGLLGMNVGGIPGTENPASFAWLLAGMAVAAVAIVGFFHWRRWL
- a CDS encoding D-amino acid dehydrogenase, translating into MSVIVLGAGVIGVTSAWYLSRKGLDVTVIERHEGAAEGTSHANGGQISVSHPEPWAAPGLPLQLLRWIGQRDAPLRVRFRADPAMWRWTWRFLKNCNETTRRGNTGRVARLGLYSLAALRDLREAADLEFDWGARGTLHVFTDPRALADAATRVESRRGLGIRQALLDAADCLALEPALSASSVHIHGGIHAPDDACGDAAKFTRELARRCAERGVRFLFDTPVTGIELSGPAVRSVVTTRGNIAGDAVILALGTGSSAVVREAGLDLPVYPVKGYSLDLPLRPDDVAPRVNLIHETRRLVTSHLGATLRIAGGADLGGSGSTVPGARARSVLSPAFELFPSLTERQGAGTYWAGFRPMTPDGVPLIGRTPIDGLFLNTGHGSLGWTLACGSGRLVADLVAGDEPEIDAGDYEPLRRDR
- a CDS encoding SDR family NAD(P)-dependent oxidoreductase, whose translation is MKTPRPVLITGCSSGIGYAAARGLHEHGFRVFASARRPADVVRLREEGFETLRLDMDDSRSIHSAADEMLERTEGRIYGLFNNAAWGQGGAVEDLRREVLRAQFETNLFGLLELTNRLIPVMRAQGEGRIVQNSSVLGLIALPFRGAYCASKFALEGLSDTLRLELRGSGVYVSLIEPGPVESRFRANALQKFRENIDIGNSVFRDRYRGNLKRLAREGPAAPFTLPADAVVRRLLHALESHRPRARYYVTFPTYALSTLKRLLPVRMMDRLLLRISGAETR